The Bacteroidales bacterium genome has a segment encoding these proteins:
- a CDS encoding DUF4221 domain-containing protein — protein sequence MKRTLAFTLLILIYGCNNKCIDFENNFILINSLELNYEVLANLNFYSYHFDQNETDTLLTFKKDNKIIVFNLKSEKVEFDISLNKLDGLVYRDHLYHNPDSIFICSILNSSVMYILLMNKNGEIYQRWNINELANTETNGYFYIDSRHTHPMVLIKNKLYFQASYRFKPGTVIESHIPIEMLLDLSNGFANQIGDLPLEYRQGIFYGNHQQDYSRVINKKNELVFSFPVSHNIYVYDKSGELLKTVNCKSHYINEIEPIEKDKYTELSAIIDAYTYNAQYSDLVYDEYHNIYYRVVLHKLEKFNDHGKINDKNKRKWSIIILDENLKKVKEVLMPEEKFWKRIVITNQGLMLKSISKNNSNEYQIFKFQSCLNK from the coding sequence ATGAAAAGAACGCTGGCTTTTACATTGCTGATTCTTATCTATGGATGTAATAATAAATGCATTGACTTTGAAAATAACTTCATATTGATCAATTCATTGGAGTTAAATTACGAGGTATTGGCAAACCTAAATTTTTATTCATATCACTTTGATCAAAACGAAACAGATACGCTTCTGACCTTTAAAAAGGATAACAAGATAATTGTATTTAATCTAAAATCAGAAAAGGTAGAATTTGATATTAGTTTAAATAAATTGGATGGTCTGGTTTATAGGGATCATCTCTATCATAATCCGGATTCAATCTTTATCTGTTCCATATTAAACAGTAGTGTAATGTACATACTGCTTATGAATAAAAATGGAGAAATATACCAAAGGTGGAATATCAATGAATTGGCCAACACAGAAACAAACGGTTATTTTTACATTGACTCGAGGCATACACACCCTATGGTATTAATAAAGAATAAATTGTATTTTCAAGCATCCTATCGCTTTAAACCTGGAACTGTTATTGAATCACATATACCTATTGAGATGTTATTGGATTTATCAAATGGTTTTGCCAATCAAATTGGGGACTTACCTTTAGAATATAGGCAAGGTATATTCTATGGTAATCACCAACAGGATTATTCAAGAGTAATCAATAAGAAAAATGAGTTGGTATTTTCTTTTCCGGTAAGCCATAATATATATGTCTATGATAAAAGTGGTGAATTATTAAAAACCGTTAATTGTAAAAGCCATTATATTAATGAGATTGAACCGATTGAAAAGGATAAGTATACCGAATTATCGGCCATTATTGATGCATATACTTATAATGCACAATACAGTGATTTAGTATATGATGAATATCACAACATATATTACAGGGTAGTATTACACAAATTGGAGAAATTTAACGATCATGGAAAGATCAATGATAAAAACAAAAGAAAATGGTCTATCATTATTTTGGATGAAAACCTGAAAAAGGTAAAAGAAGTTTTGATGCCTGAAGAAAAATTCTGGAAACGAATTGTTATTACAAATCAAGGACTTATGTTGAAATCAATAAGCAAGAATAACTCTAATGAATATCAAATCTTTAAGTTTCAGTCATGCTTAAACAAATAA
- a CDS encoding nuclear transport factor 2 family protein, whose protein sequence is MKKLLLLALSCSLFVACTNEKSAERKTEAALAEIKPQPAEFADPKYVEIGKKGLDALTLGDIDGWMTSYADNAVYQWNNGDSLAGKPAITAFWKMRRTESIDTISFSNAIFLPIKVNQPQSVEQPGVWLLCWYQVDATYTTGKRMVQWIHTDMHFDANDKIDRVIQYLDRVPINAAMAN, encoded by the coding sequence ATGAAAAAATTATTATTACTGGCTTTAAGCTGCTCTTTATTTGTTGCTTGCACAAATGAAAAATCTGCAGAGAGAAAAACCGAAGCCGCTCTTGCAGAGATAAAACCACAACCCGCAGAGTTTGCAGACCCAAAATATGTTGAAATAGGCAAAAAGGGTCTTGACGCATTAACACTTGGTGATATTGATGGATGGATGACCAGTTATGCTGATAATGCAGTCTATCAATGGAATAACGGTGACAGCCTTGCTGGTAAGCCTGCGATTACTGCTTTCTGGAAAATGAGAAGAACTGAATCCATTGATACCATCTCTTTCAGTAATGCAATATTTCTGCCGATAAAAGTTAATCAGCCACAAAGTGTTGAGCAACCCGGAGTCTGGTTATTATGCTGGTACCAGGTAGATGCCACATACACAACAGGCAAAAGAATGGTCCAGTGGATACATACGGATATGCACTTTGATGCGAATGATAAAATAGACAGGGTTATACAATATCTTGACAGGGTGCCTATTAATGCAGCAATGGCGAATTAA
- a CDS encoding IS4 family transposase: MNTRVESKNSILFKTLSQVFGDKMNLARIKFFGLFICALCKVQTVCFEKLAASFDTDVRVDSSLRRVQRFMSDYLLDTSLIARFVFALLPHKPPFRLALDRTNWKFGTTNINVLVLAIVYQGVAFPVLFKMMPKFGNSSTGERIELIQRYIELFGVDTIDCLLADREFVGDHWLAYLNHKRIRYHIRIRENFWVVIPKNGHRVKVSWLFDHLQVNQFEFRRGIVYVNGQLCYLSASKVKNRKGVPDLQTIISFNKPDEAESLYKERWQIESAFRALKTSGFNIEDTHLTDIERINKLFSLVLIAFVWAYKAGIFLDSICPIKIKKHGRKAKSLFKYGLIFLANVLFSNNIDKFKECCKFLSCT, translated from the coding sequence ATGAACACCAGGGTTGAGAGTAAAAATAGCATTTTATTCAAAACCTTATCGCAAGTTTTCGGGGATAAAATGAATTTAGCCCGAATAAAGTTCTTTGGCTTATTTATCTGCGCTTTATGCAAGGTTCAAACTGTTTGCTTTGAAAAACTGGCTGCCAGTTTCGATACTGATGTGAGGGTTGATTCTTCTTTACGAAGAGTCCAACGCTTTATGTCCGATTATCTGCTGGATACCAGCCTTATAGCTCGCTTTGTGTTCGCCTTGTTGCCCCATAAGCCACCGTTTCGGCTGGCATTGGATAGGACCAATTGGAAGTTTGGAACAACAAACATTAACGTCCTGGTTCTTGCCATTGTTTACCAAGGTGTGGCATTTCCTGTTCTGTTTAAGATGATGCCAAAGTTTGGTAACTCCTCTACAGGGGAACGGATCGAACTCATCCAACGCTACATTGAACTGTTCGGGGTTGACACCATTGATTGTCTGCTGGCTGACAGAGAGTTTGTAGGGGATCATTGGTTAGCTTACCTAAATCACAAACGGATCCGATACCACATTAGGATTCGTGAGAATTTCTGGGTTGTCATTCCAAAAAACGGGCATCGTGTTAAGGTTTCATGGCTATTTGACCATCTTCAAGTCAATCAATTTGAATTCCGTCGTGGAATCGTATATGTCAATGGTCAGCTTTGCTATTTATCGGCTTCGAAAGTCAAAAACAGAAAAGGGGTTCCGGACCTTCAAACCATCATTTCCTTTAACAAACCTGATGAAGCTGAGTCATTATACAAAGAACGATGGCAGATTGAATCTGCATTTAGAGCGCTGAAAACAAGCGGTTTTAATATTGAGGACACGCATTTGACCGATATTGAACGAATTAATAAGCTCTTTTCCTTGGTGCTGATTGCTTTTGTTTGGGCTTATAAAGCCGGGATATTCTTAGACTCTATTTGTCCCATAAAAATCAAAAAGCATGGTAGAAAAGCTAAAAGTTTATTCAAGTACGGCTTAATATTCTTAGCAAATGTGCTGTTTTCTAACAATATAGATAAATTTAAAGAGTGTTGTAAATTTTTGTCATGTACTTAG
- a CDS encoding phospho-sugar mutase, with protein MNMLDPKILSRAQDWLTGDFDEETNRQVNDLIINNPQEIVDAFYQDLEFGTGGLRGIMGVGTNRMNKYTVGMATQGLANYLKKIFPGQKQIKVAIAYDCRNNSPYFAQITADVFSANGIFVYLFKALRPTPELSFAIRHLGCQSGIVITASHNPKEYNGYKAYWEDGSQLIPPHDKNVIAEVQKIKSPNEVKFDGNKDLIEMIGEDFDRVYLDRVLQLSLSQEEIKKHSGLKIVYTSIHGTGGQLVPACLEKFGFRNVYVVAEQNLPDGNFPTVKSPNPEEPAALELAINQAEKIGADLVMATDPDADRIGIAVRDLNKNFILLNGNQTAALLTYYLLTKWDEKKKLTGKEYIVKTIVTSEILKDIADRFKVECYDVLTGFKWIAEIIRRNEGKKIFIGGGEESYGYMTGDFVRDKDAISSCALVAETAAWAASKGKTLYELLLDIYVEFGLYKEKLISVVRKGQSGSKEIKKMMDDFRSTPPSRINGSSMVMIKDYQLSVSKDMLAGTTIPISLPKSNVLQFFLEDGSKISVRPSGTEPKIKFYFSVRERLLTRSDFEKADENLEVRVKAIIEDMNL; from the coding sequence ATGGGGGTCGGGACAAACCGGATGAATAAGTATACTGTCGGTATGGCCACCCAGGGACTTGCGAATTACCTGAAAAAGATATTCCCCGGTCAGAAGCAGATTAAGGTGGCTATTGCTTATGACTGCAGGAACAACAGTCCTTATTTTGCGCAGATCACAGCAGATGTTTTCTCTGCCAACGGTATTTTCGTTTACCTTTTTAAAGCCCTGAGACCCACGCCGGAGTTGTCGTTTGCGATCCGCCACCTGGGCTGCCAGAGCGGGATAGTCATCACCGCCTCCCATAATCCAAAGGAATATAACGGTTATAAGGCTTATTGGGAAGATGGAAGCCAGCTGATCCCCCCGCATGATAAAAATGTTATCGCCGAAGTGCAAAAGATCAAATCACCCAATGAGGTGAAATTTGATGGAAACAAAGATTTAATTGAGATGATCGGCGAAGACTTTGACCGGGTTTACCTTGACCGGGTACTTCAATTGAGCTTGTCGCAGGAAGAAATCAAAAAGCATTCAGGCCTGAAGATCGTTTACACATCCATCCATGGGACAGGCGGGCAACTTGTCCCGGCCTGCCTCGAGAAATTCGGTTTCAGGAATGTTTATGTAGTTGCTGAGCAAAACCTCCCCGACGGGAATTTCCCTACAGTCAAATCACCTAATCCGGAAGAACCCGCAGCTTTGGAGTTGGCGATCAATCAAGCCGAAAAGATTGGCGCCGACCTCGTCATGGCCACTGATCCCGATGCAGATCGAATCGGGATTGCAGTCCGTGATCTTAACAAAAACTTTATCCTGCTAAACGGCAACCAGACGGCAGCTTTGCTGACCTATTATCTCCTGACAAAATGGGATGAAAAAAAGAAACTGACAGGCAAAGAGTATATTGTAAAAACAATTGTTACTTCGGAGATACTCAAAGATATAGCTGACCGGTTCAAAGTAGAATGCTATGATGTGCTTACCGGTTTCAAGTGGATTGCAGAAATCATCCGGCGTAATGAAGGAAAGAAGATATTCATCGGCGGTGGAGAAGAGAGCTATGGCTACATGACAGGTGACTTTGTCCGCGACAAGGATGCTATAAGCTCCTGTGCGCTGGTTGCAGAAACAGCCGCCTGGGCTGCTTCTAAAGGGAAAACCCTCTACGAGTTGTTGCTCGATATTTATGTCGAATTTGGCCTTTACAAGGAAAAACTGATCTCAGTCGTGAGAAAAGGCCAATCCGGCAGTAAGGAAATCAAAAAGATGATGGACGATTTCCGCAGCACCCCTCCTTCCCGGATCAACGGATCCAGTATGGTGATGATCAAAGACTACCAGTTGTCGGTATCCAAAGATATGCTTGCCGGAACCACTATACCAATCAGCTTACCCAAATCTAACGTCCTGCAGTTCTTCCTTGAAGATGGGAGCAAGATCAGTGTCCGGCCAAGCGGTACAGAGCCAAAGATCAAGTTCTACTTCAGCGTCCGGGAAAGGTTACTGACGAGATCTGATTTTGAAAAAGCGGATGAGAATCTGGAAGTCAGGGTGAAAGCGATCATTGAGGATATGAATTTGTGA